From one Triticum aestivum cultivar Chinese Spring chromosome 4B, IWGSC CS RefSeq v2.1, whole genome shotgun sequence genomic stretch:
- the LOC123091062 gene encoding mitochondrial import receptor subunit TOM6 homolog, whose amino-acid sequence MFLGAMPRKPSKEAAYKELRLHLSIMAGCIAVIRAAPYILHYLTREPGMTELKLEL is encoded by the coding sequence ATGTTTCTCGGCGCGATGCCCCGGAAGCCGAGCAAGGAGGCGGCGTACAAGGAGCTGCGCTTGCACCTCAGCATCATGGCGGGTTGCATCGCCGTCATCCGCGCCGCCCCCTACATCCTCCACTACCTCACCCGCGAGCCCGGCATGACGGAGCTCAAGCTCGAGCTCTAG